The region GTGCCCATTTCGAGCCGGTACGGCTGCAGCAGATCGAGCGGACGCAGCAGCCCGTACAGTCCCGACAACACGCGCACGTGCTTCTGCGCATAGTCGAGATCGGCGGCCGACAGCGAACGCGCGTCGAGCCCTTCGTACACGTCGCCGTTGAACGCAAGCACGGCCTGCTTGGCGTTGTGCGTGCCGAACTCAGGCGACCAGTCCGCGTAACGCTGGAAATTGAGCCGCGCGAGCGGATCGGAAATATCCATCAGCGTGGAGATCTGCTGCGGCGACAGGCAACGCAATCCGCCGATCAGTTCGGCGGCATCTTCGATGAAATCGGGGAGCGTGTGTTTCCGGACGTGCGGCGGCGTTTCGTAGTCCAGCGATTTCGCCGGCGACAGAACGATTATCATAGAGGCTTGCAGGCACGCCGTGCCTGGCGGTCATAGACGAAAGCCAGATTGTAACGAATGCCCGGTTCCCATGCCTCCCGCGACGCGCTTCGCGTCGTTCTCGACTCCAACGTGTGGATCGACATCCTCGTGTTCGACGACGCGTTCACGCGGCCGATCCGCGACGCGCTCGAACGCGGCACGCTCATCGCGCTGATCGACGCGCGCTGCCACGCGGAACTCGCGTACGTGCTCGACTATCCGCAGTTCGTGCGTCGCGCGGTCGATAAAGAAGCGGCACTGGCGACGCTAGCGCGGCTCGTGCAAGTGGTCGAACCGGCGGCACCGTCTGAAGATTCGTTGCCGTTGCCGAAGTGCAAGGACCGCGACGACCAGAAATTTCTCGAACTCGCGCACGCGGCCGGCGCCGACTGGCTCGTGTCGAAAGACCGCGCGGTGCTGAAGCTCGCGCGCCGCGTCGCACGCGATTTCGGCTTCCGGATCGCACAGCCTGCTGCATTCGTCGCCGAGTGTGTACCCGAACCGTCGAGCGAGCCCGCACCGGCCTGACGGATACGCCGTCGCCCCTTTCCCTACAATCGAATCCTTATCGCGATCGACCCACGCTCCGGACCCGCGCCATGAACGCACCGCACGACACGCCGACCACTCCTTCGTTTCCGTCCCGTCTGCCGGATGTCGGCACGACGATCTTCACCGTGATGAGCGCGCTCGCCGCCGAAAAAGGCGCGGTGAATCTCGGCCAAGGCTTCCCCGATTTCGATTGCGATCCGCGCATCGTCGACGCCGTGACCCGCGCGATGCAGACCGGTCACAACCAGTACCCGCCGATGGCCGGCGTTGCGCCGCTGCGCGAAGCGATCGCCGACAAGATCGCGAACCTGTACGGCCGTCGCTACAACCCCGCGACCGAAATCACCGTGACCGCGGGCGCGACGCAGGCGCTCCTCACCGCGATCCTGTGCAGCGTGCATCCCGGCGACGAAGTGATCGTCGTCGAGCCGACCTACGACAGCTATCTGCCGTCTATTCACCTCGCGGGCGGCAAGCCCGTCTTCGTCACGCTCGAAGCGCCCGACTACCGGATTCCGTTCGACCGTCTCGCCGCCGCGATCACGCCGAAAACGCGGCTACTGCTGATCAACACGCCGCACAATCCGACCGGCACCGTGTGGCGCGCGGAAGACATGCGCCGGCTCGAGGAGATCGTGCGCGGCACGAACGTATTGATCCTCTCCGACGAGGTCTACGAGCACATGGTCTACGATGGCGCGCCGCACGAAAGCGTCGCGCGCTATCCGGAGCTTGCGCAACGCAGCTTCGTCGTATCGAGCTTCGGCAAGACGTATCACGTGACGGGCTGGAAAGTGGGTTATGTCGCGGCACCGGCTGCGCTGACCGCCGAGTTTCGCAAGGTCCACCAGTTCAACGTGTTCACGGTCAACACGCCGATGCAGATCGGCCTCGCCGACTACCTGCGCGATCCGGCGCCGTACGTGGAGCTGCCCGCGTTCTATCAGAAGAAGCGCGACTTCTTCCGCGCGGGTCTCGCCGGCACGCGCTTCAAACTGCTGCCGTGCACGGGCACGTATTTCCAGTGCGTCGACTACTCGGCGATCAGCGATCTACCGGAAGCCGACTTCGCCCAGTGGCTCACAACAGAGATCGGCGTCGCCGCGATTCCGGTGTCGGCGTTTTATCACGCGCCGCACGAGTCGGGCGTCGTGCGCTTCTGCTTCGCGAAGAAAGAAAGCACGCTCGCCACCGCGCTCGAGCGGCTCGCGAAGCTCTGATGCAATGGAGCGCGCGGCGATGCGAACCCGCCTGCACTGTTCGCCGTTCCGCGCTTCATTCATCGGTGAAATCGGGGTTTCTTATAGGAACGATGGTGCGGCACGAGCGATGGCATCGGCAATGCTGCCTCCGCCATCTACGCTGCAATCGCTGACGACGCAACCCGCACGACGACCATTACACACGGCTCCGCACGCACCGTTGCAGACCCCATCACGAGCGCGAATACAACCGTCTTGCGCGCTACGCTCCCTTAGCCTGCACCGACGCGACATACGCCTTCCGATCCCCGGTCACGCGCTGTGCCGCAGGACGTCCGCTGATCCCCTTCGTGTACGCCTTCCAGTCGATCCCCGCGTCGAGCAGAAAATCGCGTCCGTAGATCGCCTGCGTCGCCATGCCGACGAGCGGCAGGTTCAGGTAGCCCGCGATGTCCGCGATGCTGAAGCGCTCGCCGCGCAGAAACGGCGCGAACTGCGCGAGCTGCTTAAAGCCGGCCACATGCCGCATGAGCCGCTTCTCGATCAACGCTTTCGACCCATCGCTGATCTTGCCGCCGAAAAACGCCTCCTTGTACAACTCGCGCGCGACGAGTTCGAGATGCAGATCGATAAACACGATCAGCTCGCGCTCCTTCGCCGCTTCCCACGGATCGCGCGAGAAAATTTCCTTGTCCGGATAGCGCGCCGCGAGGTATTCGACGATCGGCTGCGACTCGCACAGGTCGCCGTCGTCGGTCTGGATGTACGGCACCTTGCCGAGCGGCGAGTGCGCGCGCACCGCTTCGTCCTGCGACGGCTCGACGAAAATTTCTTCGAACGGAATCCCGTATTCGAGCAACGCGAACTTCACCTTGTTGTAGTAGTTCGACAGCGCATAGCCACACAGCCGGATCATGATGGGATGTCTCCTTCGACAGGTTTCCTGTACCGCCCGGCACGATGCCGGCGGCGTATCTGCTTCTTTCGATTTCGCGTCGAGCCGATCACTGCAATGAAAATGTACGACCGTGCTATTCTAAAACAATCATGGAGCCAGTAACGCAATGACCTCTCGCCCCACCAGCATCGAGACCATCGGCATCGTCGGCACCGGCGCGATGGGCCGCGGCATCGCGCAGATCGCCGCGCTCGCCGGCCTGAACGTGCGCCTGTACGACACCAACCCGGCCGCCGTCGGCGCCGCGCGCGACTATCTCGCTGAAACCTTCGCAAAGCTCACCGAGAAA is a window of Paraburkholderia flava DNA encoding:
- the yaaA gene encoding peroxide stress protein YaaA, which gives rise to MIIVLSPAKSLDYETPPHVRKHTLPDFIEDAAELIGGLRCLSPQQISTLMDISDPLARLNFQRYADWSPEFGTHNAKQAVLAFNGDVYEGLDARSLSAADLDYAQKHVRVLSGLYGLLRPLDLLQPYRLEMGTRFANGRGKDLYAFWGERITHALNAQLKKNTRAAKVLVNCASTEYFRSVKPKLLDAPVVTPVFEDWKGGRYKVISFHAKRARGMMARYAVEGRLEAPEQLKGFDAEGYAFDADASNDSTYVFRRRIGI
- a CDS encoding putative toxin-antitoxin system toxin component, PIN family; translation: MPGSHASRDALRVVLDSNVWIDILVFDDAFTRPIRDALERGTLIALIDARCHAELAYVLDYPQFVRRAVDKEAALATLARLVQVVEPAAPSEDSLPLPKCKDRDDQKFLELAHAAGADWLVSKDRAVLKLARRVARDFGFRIAQPAAFVAECVPEPSSEPAPA
- a CDS encoding pyridoxal phosphate-dependent aminotransferase; amino-acid sequence: MNAPHDTPTTPSFPSRLPDVGTTIFTVMSALAAEKGAVNLGQGFPDFDCDPRIVDAVTRAMQTGHNQYPPMAGVAPLREAIADKIANLYGRRYNPATEITVTAGATQALLTAILCSVHPGDEVIVVEPTYDSYLPSIHLAGGKPVFVTLEAPDYRIPFDRLAAAITPKTRLLLINTPHNPTGTVWRAEDMRRLEEIVRGTNVLILSDEVYEHMVYDGAPHESVARYPELAQRSFVVSSFGKTYHVTGWKVGYVAAPAALTAEFRKVHQFNVFTVNTPMQIGLADYLRDPAPYVELPAFYQKKRDFFRAGLAGTRFKLLPCTGTYFQCVDYSAISDLPEADFAQWLTTEIGVAAIPVSAFYHAPHESGVVRFCFAKKESTLATALERLAKL
- a CDS encoding glutathione S-transferase produces the protein MIRLCGYALSNYYNKVKFALLEYGIPFEEIFVEPSQDEAVRAHSPLGKVPYIQTDDGDLCESQPIVEYLAARYPDKEIFSRDPWEAAKERELIVFIDLHLELVARELYKEAFFGGKISDGSKALIEKRLMRHVAGFKQLAQFAPFLRGERFSIADIAGYLNLPLVGMATQAIYGRDFLLDAGIDWKAYTKGISGRPAAQRVTGDRKAYVASVQAKGA